A genomic region of Thunnus albacares chromosome 2, fThuAlb1.1, whole genome shotgun sequence contains the following coding sequences:
- the agtpbp1 gene encoding cytosolic carboxypeptidase 1 isoform X1 has translation MNKPKMATEKGVPSNSRVLMLLGQLERMNGEAMGRDAEMARQVTAKILHLIQTQEKSGKEVMSKGSSGMEVILASLENTRDVQTTLNILCILSELMTVGRGRRVGVFVSKGGTGILFQILITASKDLPPSEELMLQLHSLLAKVGPKDRKFGVKARLSGALNVTVNLVKQNLQNAKLLLPCLQVLRVYSANSVNAISMGKNGVVELMLKIVAPYSKKNTSLLKVALDALGALLKSKTNARRAVDGGHVPILLALYLDWHRNDTRHRHMLIRKGLLVCLRNITNIKLGRKAFVEADGMRILYNSSTECLPVRTLDPLVNTSSLIMRKCFPKNRLPLPTIKSAFHYQLPHVPAVGPVAQLYSQPPGVDDVVDDSDDNEEMEADTENDTENEEDEKDHCAANDDIETDLNKLHPKKSPSRPFEELRVYERFFLELSEDFQGYNFECSRSASTTSSSSSFSSSSASTRSTRPIIVPTAQALSPKHVPTPSSQEDCKPTKGQQTQPPPSAPAPTPPTPPAPLTPLELDTIHLTKDQDKKEEAHIPSPETHSTLSSLGRPPPQGQRIDQELAHVLECVSLEGEGPLNAEEVKGVKQEGSPVNATRHIQSPLLLGGIANRRVGGGGGSSTWGSDCGSEGPEDEGGEGAVLEVPDTALLLPLHDPDLYVEMVKGTHSVPQYAEVAYPDYFGHVAPTFREHLLERVYGVQRSKIFQDIERLIHPNDILDKVVYDLDIPSCPVIEDDGESLKFNSQFESGNLRKAVQVRKYEYDLVLNSDINSNHYHQWFYFEVSGMRVGTSYRFNIINCEKSNSQFNYGMQVLMYSVQEAISGRPRWVRTGTDICYYKNHFARSSIAAGGQKGKSYYTLTFSTNFSHKDDVCYFAYHYPYTYSSLKMHLSKLEALRTPQIYLRQDVLCETLGGNSCPLLTITAMPESNSNDHICQFRNRPLIFLSARVHPGETNASWVMKGTLEFLMGTSPLAASLREAYIFKIVPMLNPDGVINGSHRCSLSGEDLNRQWQNPNPELHPTIFHTKSLLQYLAHIQRAPLVFCDYHGHSRKKNVFMYGCSVKETVWQSSISATSSDLQEDLGYRALPKILSQIAPAFSMASCSFVVERSKESTARVVVWREIGVQRSYTMESTLCGCDQGKYKGLQIGTRELEEMGAQFCVALLRLKRLTGLRNHQHLLDLESDIIGTHTKVASSCCTTYVMEEDEPSFLEAIDYSAESNDEDAEPENEHSSEVHENPDHLEQLSDSETNHRD, from the exons atgaacaaaccCAAAATGGCCACAGAGAAAGG TGTCCCCAGTAACTCCAGGGTACTCATGCTCCTGGGTCAACTGGAGAGGATGAATGGAGAGGCCATGGGGAGGGATGCTGAGATGGCACGACAGGTCACTGCAAAGATACTTCATCTCATACAGACACAAG AGAAGAGTGGAAAGGAGGTGATGTCCAAAGGCTCCAGTGGCATGGAGGTTATCCTGGCTTCACTGGAG AATACCCGGGATGTCCAGACGACCCTGAACATCCTGTGCATTCTCAGTGAACTGATGACTGTGG GCAGAGGTCGAAGGGTGGGAGTATTTGTGTCCAAAGGAGGAACGGGAATATTATTCCAGATTCTGATCACTGCCAGTAAAGATTTGCCTCCCAGTGAGGAACTCATGCTGCAGCTTCATTCACTGCTGGCCAAAGTTGGCCCAAAAG acagaaagttTGGAGTGAAGGCACGTCTGAGCGGGGCTCTGAACGTCACAGTCAACTTAGTAAAACAGAACCTACAAAATGCCAAGCTGCTTCTGCCCTGTCTGCAGGTTCTCAGGGTTTACTCTGCCAACT CGGTAAATGCTATTTCAATGGGCAAGAATGGAGTGGTGGAACTTATGCTCAAGATTGTTGCGCCGTACAGCAAGAAGAACACCAGCCTACTCAA GGTAGCTCTGGACGCACTGGGAGCATTGCTCAAATCCA AAACTAACGCTCGCCGTGCAGTGGATGGTGGCCATGTGCCCATCTTATTAGCACTGTACCTGGATTGGCATCGCAATGACACGCGGCATCGCCACATGCTGATTCGCAAAGGGCTGCTGGTCTGCCTCAGGAACATCACCAACATCAAGCTCGGCAGGAAAGCATTCGTAGAGGCTGATGGCATGAGGATCCTCTACAACTCATCCACC gAGTGCCTCCCTGTGCGAACTCTGGATCCTCTGGTCAACACTTCAAGTCTAATCATGAGGAAGTGTTTTCCTAAGAACCGTCTGCCTCTGCCCACCATCAAATCAGCCTTCCATTACCAGCTGCCACATGTTCCTGCTGTAGGGCCTGTGGCACAACTGTATAGCCAGCCTCCTGGGG TGGATGATGTGGTGGATGACAGTGACGATAACGAGGAGATGGAGGCAGACACAGAGAATGACACTGAGAATGAAGAGGATGAAAAGGACCATTGCGCTGCG AATGATGACATAGAGACAGACTTAAACAAGCTGCATCCCAAAAAGAGCCCTAGCCGTCCTTTTGAGGAGTTGAGGGTCTATGAGCGATTCTTCTTGGAGCTATCTGAAGACTTCCAG GGGTATAACTTTGAATGCTCTAGGAGTGCCTCCACcacatcctcatcatcatccttcTCCTCATCATCAGCCTCAACTCGATCCACTCGGCCAATCATAGTGCCCACAGCTCAAGCCCTGTCCCCAAAGCATGTCCCCACACCAAGCTCTCAGGAGGATTGCAAACCAACCAAAGGACAACAAACGCAGCCGCCTCCCTCTGCTCCAGCTCCTACTCCTCCTACTCCCCCTGCTCCTCTAACACCTTTAGAACTGGACACAATCCACCTCACCAAGGACCAAGACAAAAAAGAGGAGGCCCACATTCCTTCCCCAGAAACACATTCGACCTTGTCCTCCCTCGGCAGGCCTCCTCCCCAAGGGCAGAGGATAGATCAGGAACTAGCACATGTGTTGGAGTGTGTCTCTCTAGAAGGGGAGGGACCTCTAAACGCAGAAGAAGTAAAAGGAGTCAAACAAGAAGGATCTCCAGTCAATGCTACAAGACACATACAGTCTCCTCTGCTTTTGGGAGGTATCGCTAACCGTCgtgtgggaggaggaggaggcagcagtACCTGGGGTTCAGATTGTGGTTCGGAGGGTCCTGAGGATGAGGGAGGGGAAGGAGCAGTTTTGGAGGTACCAGACACGGCCCTGCTCCTCCCGCTGCATGACCCTGACCTTTACGTGGAGATGGTGAAGGGAACACATTCTGTACCCCAGTATGCTGAAGTGGCTTACCCAGATTACTTTGGCCATGTGGCCCCAACATTTAGAGAACACCTTCTTGAGAGAGTTTATGGTGTACAGAG GTCTAAGATATTCCAGGATATTGAGAGGCTGATTCACCCTAACGACATCTTGGATAAAGTAGTTTATGATCTGGACATTCCCAG TTGTCCTGTAATTGAAGATGATGGCGAATCACTGAAGTTCAACTCTCAGTTCGAGTCTGGCAACCTCAGAAAGGCAGTTCAAGTTAGAAA ATATGAGTATGACCTCGTGCTGAACTCGGACATTAACAGTAATCACTACCACCAGTGGTTCTACTTTGAAGTGAGCGGCATGCGTGTGGGAACGTCCTATCGTTTCAACATCATCAACTGTGAGAAGTCCAACAGCCAGTTCAACTACG GCATGCAGGTGCTGATGTACTCTGTGCAGGAAGCGATCAGTGGCAGGCCTCGCTGGGTCAGAACAGGAACAGACATCTGTTACTACAA GAACCATTTTGCCAGGAGCTCCATTGCAGCTGGTGGTCAGAAAGGGAAGTCCTATTATACACTGACCTTCAGTACAAACTTCAGCCATAAGGATGATGTCTGCTACTTTGCCTACCACTACCCATATACATACTCTTCTCTTAAG ATGCACCTGTCTAAGCTGGAGGCTCTGAGGACCCCTCAGATCTACCTGAGACAGGACGTTTTGTGTGAAACCCTGGGGGGAAACAGCTGCCCCCTTCTCACCATCACCGCCATGCCAGAGTCCAACTCCAATGACCATATCTGTCAGTTTA GGAATCGTCCATTGATCTTCCTGTCGGCCAGAGTGCACCCAGGGGAGACCAACGCCAGCTGGGTAATGAAGGGCACACTGGAGTTTCTGATGGGCACCAGTCCACTGGCAGCCAGCCTTAGAGAGGCCTACATCTTCAAGATAGTCCCCATGCTCAACCCTGATGGAGTTATAAATGGAAG TCATCGTTGTTCTCTGAGTGGAGAGGATTTGAATCGCCAGTGGCAGAACCCCAATCCTGAGCTCCACCCCACCATCTTCCACACTAAGAGCCTGCTGCAGTACCTTGCACACATACAAAGGGCACCACTG GTGTTTTGCGACTACCACGGTCATTCCAGAAAGAAGAATGTGTTCATGTACGGCTGCAGCGTGAAGGAGACAGTCTGGCAGTCTAGTATCAGTGCTACATCCAGTGACCTACAGGAGGACCTTGGATACAgg GCGCTTCCTAAGATCCTCTCCCAGATTGCCCCAGCCTTCAGCATGGCCAGCTGCAGTTTTGTTGTGGAGCGCTCCAAAGAGTCTACCGCCCGCGTGGTTGTTTGGAGAGAGATCGGAGTACAACGCAGCTATACAATGGAGAGCACACTCTGTGGCTGTGACCAGGGCAAATAtaag GGTCTTCAGATTGGCACCAGAGAGCTAGAAGAGATGGGAGCCCAGTTCTGTGTGGCCCTGCTGAGGCTGAAGAGGCTGACGGGGCTCCGCAACCACCAACACCTGCTGGATCTGGAGAGCGATATCATTGGGACACATACTAAAGTGGCCAG
- the agtpbp1 gene encoding cytosolic carboxypeptidase 1 isoform X2 yields MNKPKMATEKGVPSNSRVLMLLGQLERMNGEAMGRDAEMARQVTAKILHLIQTQEKSGKEVMSKGSSGMEVILASLENTRDVQTTLNILCILSELMTVGRGRRVGVFVSKGGTGILFQILITASKDLPPSEELMLQLHSLLAKVGPKDRKFGVKARLSGALNVTVNLVKQNLQNAKLLLPCLQVLRVYSANSVNAISMGKNGVVELMLKIVAPYSKKNTSLLKVALDALGALLKSKTNARRAVDGGHVPILLALYLDWHRNDTRHRHMLIRKGLLVCLRNITNIKLGRKAFVEADGMRILYNSSTECLPVRTLDPLVNTSSLIMRKCFPKNRLPLPTIKSAFHYQLPHVPAVGPVAQLYSQPPGVDDVVDDSDDNEEMEADTENDTENEEDEKDHCAANDDIETDLNKLHPKKSPSRPFEELRVYERFFLELSEDFQGYNFECSRSASTTSSSSSFSSSSASTRSTRPIIVPTAQALSPKHVPTPSSQEDCKPTKGQQTQPPPSAPAPTPPTPPAPLTPLELDTIHLTKDQDKKEEAHIPSPETHSTLSSLGRPPPQGQRIDQELAHVLECVSLEGEGPLNAEEVKGVKQEGSPVNATRHIQSPLLLGGIANRRVGGGGGSSTWGSDCGSEGPEDEGGEGAVLEVPDTALLLPLHDPDLYVEMVKGTHSVPQYAEVAYPDYFGHVAPTFREHLLERVYGVQRSKIFQDIERLIHPNDILDKVVYDLDIPSCPVIEDDGESLKFNSQFESGNLRKAVQVRKYEYDLVLNSDINSNHYHQWFYFEVSGMRVGTSYRFNIINCEKSNSQFNYGMQVLMYSVQEAISGRPRWVRTGTDICYYKNHFARSSIAAGGQKGKSYYTLTFSTNFSHKDDVCYFAYHYPYTYSSLKMHLSKLEALRTPQIYLRQDVLCETLGGNSCPLLTITAMPESNSNDHICQFRNRPLIFLSARVHPGETNASWVMKGTLEFLMGTSPLAASLREAYIFKIVPMLNPDGVINGSHRCSLSGEDLNRQWQNPNPELHPTIFHTKSLLQYLAHIQRAPLVFCDYHGHSRKKNVFMYGCSVKETVWQSSISATSSDLQEDLGYRALPKILSQIAPAFSMASCSFVVERSKESTARVVVWREIGVQRSYTMESTLCGCDQGKYKGLQIGTRELEEMGAQFCVALLRLKRLTGLRNHQHLLDLESDIIGTHTKVASCCTTYVMEEDEPSFLEAIDYSAESNDEDAEPENEHSSEVHENPDHLEQLSDSETNHRD; encoded by the exons atgaacaaaccCAAAATGGCCACAGAGAAAGG TGTCCCCAGTAACTCCAGGGTACTCATGCTCCTGGGTCAACTGGAGAGGATGAATGGAGAGGCCATGGGGAGGGATGCTGAGATGGCACGACAGGTCACTGCAAAGATACTTCATCTCATACAGACACAAG AGAAGAGTGGAAAGGAGGTGATGTCCAAAGGCTCCAGTGGCATGGAGGTTATCCTGGCTTCACTGGAG AATACCCGGGATGTCCAGACGACCCTGAACATCCTGTGCATTCTCAGTGAACTGATGACTGTGG GCAGAGGTCGAAGGGTGGGAGTATTTGTGTCCAAAGGAGGAACGGGAATATTATTCCAGATTCTGATCACTGCCAGTAAAGATTTGCCTCCCAGTGAGGAACTCATGCTGCAGCTTCATTCACTGCTGGCCAAAGTTGGCCCAAAAG acagaaagttTGGAGTGAAGGCACGTCTGAGCGGGGCTCTGAACGTCACAGTCAACTTAGTAAAACAGAACCTACAAAATGCCAAGCTGCTTCTGCCCTGTCTGCAGGTTCTCAGGGTTTACTCTGCCAACT CGGTAAATGCTATTTCAATGGGCAAGAATGGAGTGGTGGAACTTATGCTCAAGATTGTTGCGCCGTACAGCAAGAAGAACACCAGCCTACTCAA GGTAGCTCTGGACGCACTGGGAGCATTGCTCAAATCCA AAACTAACGCTCGCCGTGCAGTGGATGGTGGCCATGTGCCCATCTTATTAGCACTGTACCTGGATTGGCATCGCAATGACACGCGGCATCGCCACATGCTGATTCGCAAAGGGCTGCTGGTCTGCCTCAGGAACATCACCAACATCAAGCTCGGCAGGAAAGCATTCGTAGAGGCTGATGGCATGAGGATCCTCTACAACTCATCCACC gAGTGCCTCCCTGTGCGAACTCTGGATCCTCTGGTCAACACTTCAAGTCTAATCATGAGGAAGTGTTTTCCTAAGAACCGTCTGCCTCTGCCCACCATCAAATCAGCCTTCCATTACCAGCTGCCACATGTTCCTGCTGTAGGGCCTGTGGCACAACTGTATAGCCAGCCTCCTGGGG TGGATGATGTGGTGGATGACAGTGACGATAACGAGGAGATGGAGGCAGACACAGAGAATGACACTGAGAATGAAGAGGATGAAAAGGACCATTGCGCTGCG AATGATGACATAGAGACAGACTTAAACAAGCTGCATCCCAAAAAGAGCCCTAGCCGTCCTTTTGAGGAGTTGAGGGTCTATGAGCGATTCTTCTTGGAGCTATCTGAAGACTTCCAG GGGTATAACTTTGAATGCTCTAGGAGTGCCTCCACcacatcctcatcatcatccttcTCCTCATCATCAGCCTCAACTCGATCCACTCGGCCAATCATAGTGCCCACAGCTCAAGCCCTGTCCCCAAAGCATGTCCCCACACCAAGCTCTCAGGAGGATTGCAAACCAACCAAAGGACAACAAACGCAGCCGCCTCCCTCTGCTCCAGCTCCTACTCCTCCTACTCCCCCTGCTCCTCTAACACCTTTAGAACTGGACACAATCCACCTCACCAAGGACCAAGACAAAAAAGAGGAGGCCCACATTCCTTCCCCAGAAACACATTCGACCTTGTCCTCCCTCGGCAGGCCTCCTCCCCAAGGGCAGAGGATAGATCAGGAACTAGCACATGTGTTGGAGTGTGTCTCTCTAGAAGGGGAGGGACCTCTAAACGCAGAAGAAGTAAAAGGAGTCAAACAAGAAGGATCTCCAGTCAATGCTACAAGACACATACAGTCTCCTCTGCTTTTGGGAGGTATCGCTAACCGTCgtgtgggaggaggaggaggcagcagtACCTGGGGTTCAGATTGTGGTTCGGAGGGTCCTGAGGATGAGGGAGGGGAAGGAGCAGTTTTGGAGGTACCAGACACGGCCCTGCTCCTCCCGCTGCATGACCCTGACCTTTACGTGGAGATGGTGAAGGGAACACATTCTGTACCCCAGTATGCTGAAGTGGCTTACCCAGATTACTTTGGCCATGTGGCCCCAACATTTAGAGAACACCTTCTTGAGAGAGTTTATGGTGTACAGAG GTCTAAGATATTCCAGGATATTGAGAGGCTGATTCACCCTAACGACATCTTGGATAAAGTAGTTTATGATCTGGACATTCCCAG TTGTCCTGTAATTGAAGATGATGGCGAATCACTGAAGTTCAACTCTCAGTTCGAGTCTGGCAACCTCAGAAAGGCAGTTCAAGTTAGAAA ATATGAGTATGACCTCGTGCTGAACTCGGACATTAACAGTAATCACTACCACCAGTGGTTCTACTTTGAAGTGAGCGGCATGCGTGTGGGAACGTCCTATCGTTTCAACATCATCAACTGTGAGAAGTCCAACAGCCAGTTCAACTACG GCATGCAGGTGCTGATGTACTCTGTGCAGGAAGCGATCAGTGGCAGGCCTCGCTGGGTCAGAACAGGAACAGACATCTGTTACTACAA GAACCATTTTGCCAGGAGCTCCATTGCAGCTGGTGGTCAGAAAGGGAAGTCCTATTATACACTGACCTTCAGTACAAACTTCAGCCATAAGGATGATGTCTGCTACTTTGCCTACCACTACCCATATACATACTCTTCTCTTAAG ATGCACCTGTCTAAGCTGGAGGCTCTGAGGACCCCTCAGATCTACCTGAGACAGGACGTTTTGTGTGAAACCCTGGGGGGAAACAGCTGCCCCCTTCTCACCATCACCGCCATGCCAGAGTCCAACTCCAATGACCATATCTGTCAGTTTA GGAATCGTCCATTGATCTTCCTGTCGGCCAGAGTGCACCCAGGGGAGACCAACGCCAGCTGGGTAATGAAGGGCACACTGGAGTTTCTGATGGGCACCAGTCCACTGGCAGCCAGCCTTAGAGAGGCCTACATCTTCAAGATAGTCCCCATGCTCAACCCTGATGGAGTTATAAATGGAAG TCATCGTTGTTCTCTGAGTGGAGAGGATTTGAATCGCCAGTGGCAGAACCCCAATCCTGAGCTCCACCCCACCATCTTCCACACTAAGAGCCTGCTGCAGTACCTTGCACACATACAAAGGGCACCACTG GTGTTTTGCGACTACCACGGTCATTCCAGAAAGAAGAATGTGTTCATGTACGGCTGCAGCGTGAAGGAGACAGTCTGGCAGTCTAGTATCAGTGCTACATCCAGTGACCTACAGGAGGACCTTGGATACAgg GCGCTTCCTAAGATCCTCTCCCAGATTGCCCCAGCCTTCAGCATGGCCAGCTGCAGTTTTGTTGTGGAGCGCTCCAAAGAGTCTACCGCCCGCGTGGTTGTTTGGAGAGAGATCGGAGTACAACGCAGCTATACAATGGAGAGCACACTCTGTGGCTGTGACCAGGGCAAATAtaag GGTCTTCAGATTGGCACCAGAGAGCTAGAAGAGATGGGAGCCCAGTTCTGTGTGGCCCTGCTGAGGCTGAAGAGGCTGACGGGGCTCCGCAACCACCAACACCTGCTGGATCTGGAGAGCGATATCATTGGGACACATACTAAAGTGGCCAG
- the agtpbp1 gene encoding cytosolic carboxypeptidase 1 isoform X3, which yields MEHRYTRKYSQSVVYPDSPEKSGKEVMSKGSSGMEVILASLENTRDVQTTLNILCILSELMTVGRGRRVGVFVSKGGTGILFQILITASKDLPPSEELMLQLHSLLAKVGPKDRKFGVKARLSGALNVTVNLVKQNLQNAKLLLPCLQVLRVYSANSVNAISMGKNGVVELMLKIVAPYSKKNTSLLKVALDALGALLKSKTNARRAVDGGHVPILLALYLDWHRNDTRHRHMLIRKGLLVCLRNITNIKLGRKAFVEADGMRILYNSSTECLPVRTLDPLVNTSSLIMRKCFPKNRLPLPTIKSAFHYQLPHVPAVGPVAQLYSQPPGVDDVVDDSDDNEEMEADTENDTENEEDEKDHCAANDDIETDLNKLHPKKSPSRPFEELRVYERFFLELSEDFQGYNFECSRSASTTSSSSSFSSSSASTRSTRPIIVPTAQALSPKHVPTPSSQEDCKPTKGQQTQPPPSAPAPTPPTPPAPLTPLELDTIHLTKDQDKKEEAHIPSPETHSTLSSLGRPPPQGQRIDQELAHVLECVSLEGEGPLNAEEVKGVKQEGSPVNATRHIQSPLLLGGIANRRVGGGGGSSTWGSDCGSEGPEDEGGEGAVLEVPDTALLLPLHDPDLYVEMVKGTHSVPQYAEVAYPDYFGHVAPTFREHLLERVYGVQRSKIFQDIERLIHPNDILDKVVYDLDIPSCPVIEDDGESLKFNSQFESGNLRKAVQVRKYEYDLVLNSDINSNHYHQWFYFEVSGMRVGTSYRFNIINCEKSNSQFNYGMQVLMYSVQEAISGRPRWVRTGTDICYYKNHFARSSIAAGGQKGKSYYTLTFSTNFSHKDDVCYFAYHYPYTYSSLKMHLSKLEALRTPQIYLRQDVLCETLGGNSCPLLTITAMPESNSNDHICQFRNRPLIFLSARVHPGETNASWVMKGTLEFLMGTSPLAASLREAYIFKIVPMLNPDGVINGSHRCSLSGEDLNRQWQNPNPELHPTIFHTKSLLQYLAHIQRAPLVFCDYHGHSRKKNVFMYGCSVKETVWQSSISATSSDLQEDLGYRALPKILSQIAPAFSMASCSFVVERSKESTARVVVWREIGVQRSYTMESTLCGCDQGKYKGLQIGTRELEEMGAQFCVALLRLKRLTGLRNHQHLLDLESDIIGTHTKVASSCCTTYVMEEDEPSFLEAIDYSAESNDEDAEPENEHSSEVHENPDHLEQLSDSETNHRD from the exons ATGGAGCACCGCTACACCAGGAAATACTCTCAATCTGTGGTCTACCCGGACTCACCAG AGAAGAGTGGAAAGGAGGTGATGTCCAAAGGCTCCAGTGGCATGGAGGTTATCCTGGCTTCACTGGAG AATACCCGGGATGTCCAGACGACCCTGAACATCCTGTGCATTCTCAGTGAACTGATGACTGTGG GCAGAGGTCGAAGGGTGGGAGTATTTGTGTCCAAAGGAGGAACGGGAATATTATTCCAGATTCTGATCACTGCCAGTAAAGATTTGCCTCCCAGTGAGGAACTCATGCTGCAGCTTCATTCACTGCTGGCCAAAGTTGGCCCAAAAG acagaaagttTGGAGTGAAGGCACGTCTGAGCGGGGCTCTGAACGTCACAGTCAACTTAGTAAAACAGAACCTACAAAATGCCAAGCTGCTTCTGCCCTGTCTGCAGGTTCTCAGGGTTTACTCTGCCAACT CGGTAAATGCTATTTCAATGGGCAAGAATGGAGTGGTGGAACTTATGCTCAAGATTGTTGCGCCGTACAGCAAGAAGAACACCAGCCTACTCAA GGTAGCTCTGGACGCACTGGGAGCATTGCTCAAATCCA AAACTAACGCTCGCCGTGCAGTGGATGGTGGCCATGTGCCCATCTTATTAGCACTGTACCTGGATTGGCATCGCAATGACACGCGGCATCGCCACATGCTGATTCGCAAAGGGCTGCTGGTCTGCCTCAGGAACATCACCAACATCAAGCTCGGCAGGAAAGCATTCGTAGAGGCTGATGGCATGAGGATCCTCTACAACTCATCCACC gAGTGCCTCCCTGTGCGAACTCTGGATCCTCTGGTCAACACTTCAAGTCTAATCATGAGGAAGTGTTTTCCTAAGAACCGTCTGCCTCTGCCCACCATCAAATCAGCCTTCCATTACCAGCTGCCACATGTTCCTGCTGTAGGGCCTGTGGCACAACTGTATAGCCAGCCTCCTGGGG TGGATGATGTGGTGGATGACAGTGACGATAACGAGGAGATGGAGGCAGACACAGAGAATGACACTGAGAATGAAGAGGATGAAAAGGACCATTGCGCTGCG AATGATGACATAGAGACAGACTTAAACAAGCTGCATCCCAAAAAGAGCCCTAGCCGTCCTTTTGAGGAGTTGAGGGTCTATGAGCGATTCTTCTTGGAGCTATCTGAAGACTTCCAG GGGTATAACTTTGAATGCTCTAGGAGTGCCTCCACcacatcctcatcatcatccttcTCCTCATCATCAGCCTCAACTCGATCCACTCGGCCAATCATAGTGCCCACAGCTCAAGCCCTGTCCCCAAAGCATGTCCCCACACCAAGCTCTCAGGAGGATTGCAAACCAACCAAAGGACAACAAACGCAGCCGCCTCCCTCTGCTCCAGCTCCTACTCCTCCTACTCCCCCTGCTCCTCTAACACCTTTAGAACTGGACACAATCCACCTCACCAAGGACCAAGACAAAAAAGAGGAGGCCCACATTCCTTCCCCAGAAACACATTCGACCTTGTCCTCCCTCGGCAGGCCTCCTCCCCAAGGGCAGAGGATAGATCAGGAACTAGCACATGTGTTGGAGTGTGTCTCTCTAGAAGGGGAGGGACCTCTAAACGCAGAAGAAGTAAAAGGAGTCAAACAAGAAGGATCTCCAGTCAATGCTACAAGACACATACAGTCTCCTCTGCTTTTGGGAGGTATCGCTAACCGTCgtgtgggaggaggaggaggcagcagtACCTGGGGTTCAGATTGTGGTTCGGAGGGTCCTGAGGATGAGGGAGGGGAAGGAGCAGTTTTGGAGGTACCAGACACGGCCCTGCTCCTCCCGCTGCATGACCCTGACCTTTACGTGGAGATGGTGAAGGGAACACATTCTGTACCCCAGTATGCTGAAGTGGCTTACCCAGATTACTTTGGCCATGTGGCCCCAACATTTAGAGAACACCTTCTTGAGAGAGTTTATGGTGTACAGAG GTCTAAGATATTCCAGGATATTGAGAGGCTGATTCACCCTAACGACATCTTGGATAAAGTAGTTTATGATCTGGACATTCCCAG TTGTCCTGTAATTGAAGATGATGGCGAATCACTGAAGTTCAACTCTCAGTTCGAGTCTGGCAACCTCAGAAAGGCAGTTCAAGTTAGAAA ATATGAGTATGACCTCGTGCTGAACTCGGACATTAACAGTAATCACTACCACCAGTGGTTCTACTTTGAAGTGAGCGGCATGCGTGTGGGAACGTCCTATCGTTTCAACATCATCAACTGTGAGAAGTCCAACAGCCAGTTCAACTACG GCATGCAGGTGCTGATGTACTCTGTGCAGGAAGCGATCAGTGGCAGGCCTCGCTGGGTCAGAACAGGAACAGACATCTGTTACTACAA GAACCATTTTGCCAGGAGCTCCATTGCAGCTGGTGGTCAGAAAGGGAAGTCCTATTATACACTGACCTTCAGTACAAACTTCAGCCATAAGGATGATGTCTGCTACTTTGCCTACCACTACCCATATACATACTCTTCTCTTAAG ATGCACCTGTCTAAGCTGGAGGCTCTGAGGACCCCTCAGATCTACCTGAGACAGGACGTTTTGTGTGAAACCCTGGGGGGAAACAGCTGCCCCCTTCTCACCATCACCGCCATGCCAGAGTCCAACTCCAATGACCATATCTGTCAGTTTA GGAATCGTCCATTGATCTTCCTGTCGGCCAGAGTGCACCCAGGGGAGACCAACGCCAGCTGGGTAATGAAGGGCACACTGGAGTTTCTGATGGGCACCAGTCCACTGGCAGCCAGCCTTAGAGAGGCCTACATCTTCAAGATAGTCCCCATGCTCAACCCTGATGGAGTTATAAATGGAAG TCATCGTTGTTCTCTGAGTGGAGAGGATTTGAATCGCCAGTGGCAGAACCCCAATCCTGAGCTCCACCCCACCATCTTCCACACTAAGAGCCTGCTGCAGTACCTTGCACACATACAAAGGGCACCACTG GTGTTTTGCGACTACCACGGTCATTCCAGAAAGAAGAATGTGTTCATGTACGGCTGCAGCGTGAAGGAGACAGTCTGGCAGTCTAGTATCAGTGCTACATCCAGTGACCTACAGGAGGACCTTGGATACAgg GCGCTTCCTAAGATCCTCTCCCAGATTGCCCCAGCCTTCAGCATGGCCAGCTGCAGTTTTGTTGTGGAGCGCTCCAAAGAGTCTACCGCCCGCGTGGTTGTTTGGAGAGAGATCGGAGTACAACGCAGCTATACAATGGAGAGCACACTCTGTGGCTGTGACCAGGGCAAATAtaag GGTCTTCAGATTGGCACCAGAGAGCTAGAAGAGATGGGAGCCCAGTTCTGTGTGGCCCTGCTGAGGCTGAAGAGGCTGACGGGGCTCCGCAACCACCAACACCTGCTGGATCTGGAGAGCGATATCATTGGGACACATACTAAAGTGGCCAG